The genomic segment CGGTCTTCATGAAGCGGGAGCTTTGCGCTGTGCTCGGGCTCCCCGGTTGACGCGACGGCGAACGTCCCGCATGGCGTTCACTCAGCGAGACTATCTATGCAGGCGATTCGGAATTTCCGTGAATGGTGCCGCAACGTCTACGTGGCGGTTTCCACGTTACTCCAGGGCATGTGGGTGACGATGCGGACGATGATCTGGACGTATCGCCGCAAGACATTTACCGAAGTCTTCGAATACCCCGAAGTGCCGGTCCCGGTCAAAGCCCGTTATCGTGGTTTTCATCGGTTCGATCTGACGACGTGCATCGGCTGCGAAAAGTGTGCGGTGGCCTGTCCGGTCGACTGCATCTACATCGAAAAAGAAAAAAGTCCCGTTGGCAAGGGTTTCCGCGTGAACGGCTTCACGATCGACTACACCAAGTGCATGTTCTGTGCTTTGTGTGTCGAACCTTGTCCCGTGGATTGTATTTTCATGGGTTCCAATCACGATCTCAGTTGTTACAGTCGCGACGGCTGCATTGTGGATTATGCCAAGTTGCCCTTGGAAGTCGGTTGGGGACAAGCGACACTTAATCCAACGGCGGTGGCTGAATCGAAAGTGTTGTATGAGCCGGTATGGGTCAAGGGTGAACCGAGTCCTTTTCAGTTTGCGCCGACTGACGAGTGAATCAGACGTTTATTGTCTTGCCGGGTTTCCGTGAGAGAGGTTTTCGCTGCTGCGGAGCAGTGGCCAAAAAAAGGCGGAGCTACGATGAGTGCGAAACTGGCACCCCGGCACTATTTTTCGGTGGCATCCGCCAACCAGACGTTACCACTGGTCCGAGCAATCGTCAGTGACATCGTCGAGTTGTATCCGGAAGTCAAAGATCGGGAAGAACGGCTGACGCGGATTACCCGCGGTCGGTCCAAGGATGCTCGTCCCGGCGATCCGTATTCCGAAGAAGTCGAGCAGATCAAGCAGGAACTGGAACGGGACGTCGAACGATTGCAGGGCTTCATCGACGAACTGCAGCAGTTGGGAGTGGATTTCAAAGACCCGGTGATGGGCCTGGTGGATTTTCCGGCCCAACGTGACGGTGAAGAAGTTTGCCTGTGCTGGAAACTGGGTGAGCCCTCCGTCGGGTTTTGGCACACTCTCGAGAGTGGGTTTCAGGGACGCAAGGAACTGACTGAAGACGATTCTGAGGGCTCCGCCGCCAGCCAGAAAGAATGAGCTCGCCATGACTGAAGTTGTTGGACATTTTCTCGTCTTCACGATCTCTGCGATTGGTTTCTTGCTCGCACCACTCTTGATCGGCAAGCTGGTCCGGCCGCGGTTGCCGACGCCCGAGAAAGACGCCGCGTACGAGTGCGGTGAACCCACGATTGGAAGCAGCTATATTCAGTTCGACCTGCGTTTCTACGTCGTCGCACTGCTGTTCATCATCTTCGACGTCGAAGTGGTGTTCTTCTTCCCTTGGGCCACGGTCTTCGGGAACGCCATGCAACTCGCCGACACCGCCCTGTCCGCTGCCGCGCGACAACACCTCAGCGAACAACTGCTGGCGCTCCCCACAGGCTCGCTCGCCAATCAGCCCCAGATTGATGCTGCGGCCGCGTTGACGCTCGGCTGGACCACGTTTGTCGACGTGCTCGTCTTTTTTGGTGTGCTGTTGGTGGGCTTCGCGTATGTCTGGAAACGCGGCGACCTCGATTGGGTCCGGTCCACCGCAGAACAACGACTGCGACTGGGGGTGTCCACGACCTATCCGTTGTCTCAGTCAGCGGTGCGGAAGCCTGATTCCCTGACCGCCAGTTAAAGCTCATTCAGAGGGTGGGGGCCGTCGAGCGCCGGGATGAACCTGGCGCAGCTGGTTTCCACGATTTCATGCAGCCAGTGAGGCCGTCGGATGGCTGGGCGACAGTTTGATTCCCGTCAATCGCAATTCTGTGGCCGTGGGCCTTCCGACATCGCTCGCTGAACTTTGTAATACGTTCGACTCGTTCCCGCTCGCACTCAACAAAACTTGTCGTCCGATCTGACGTGGTTGCTGCGTCCGGATCGTGTTTCCCACACGAAGCCAGAACTTCCCGGAATCGATTCCATGAAGATTGAAGACATCCATCAGCGCCTTGTCACTCGCTTCGGTGACGCGATCCGCGAGCTGAAGACTGGCGTCAAAGATCCGTGGATCGAAGTGGCGGTGCCATCGATTGCAGAGGTGTCCGAATTCCTTCGAACGGACCCCGAGCTCAAGTTCGAATCTCTCAACGATCTGACGGCAGCCGACTGGCTGGAAACCGACCCCAAAAAGAAAACACCATGCGAACCGCATGTTGAGGTCGTCTATCACCTTTACAGCTATTCCCTGAAGCATTGGTGCAAGCTGAAAGTGAAAATGCCGCGGTGGAAGAATGATGTGGCGGGCGAACTGCCCCAGGTTCCGTCGGTTGCAGGTGTCTGGGCGATCGCCGACTGGCACGAACGCGAAGCTTATGATCTGGTGGGAATCGAGTTCACCAATCATCCGAATCTGCGGCGAATCCTTTGTCCGGAAGATTGGGAAGGGCATGCGCTGCGAAAAGATTACGAGTTCCCATTGGAGTATCACGGGGTGCGTGGGAAGTAGACCTCGGCATTGATCCCTTCTCTAGACGCCGCTCAAGCTGGGAATAGACATCATGAGTCTGACACTCGAAGATCCTCGCATCGTTGAATTCGACGTTCGTACTGACGAGATGCTCGTCAATATGGGGCCGCAGCACCCCAGCACGCATGGTGTGCTGCGATTGCTGCTGCGGACCGACGGTGAAATCGTCCATGAAGTCACGCCGCATATCGGCTATTTGCACCGCTGTGCCGAGAAGATCGGCGAGAATCTGTCGCCGCCGCAGTGGATTCCGTACACCGACCGGATGGACTATCTGGCGGCGATGAACATGAACCTCGGGTTCGCTTTGACGATCGAAAAATTGATCGGCATGGAAGTCCCCGACAAGGCGATGAACCTGCGGGTGATCATTGCCGAACTGAACCGAATCGCCAGTCACCTCGTCGGGATGGGCGCGTATGGTCTCGACCTGGGAACGTTCAGTCCGTTCCTGTATGCCTTCCGCGAGCGTGAGATCATTCTCGATCTGTTCGAGGAAGTTTGTGGTGCGCGTTTGACCTACAGCTACATTACGATTGGCGGGGCGACACATGATCTGCCCGATCAAATCACGATTCCACCGGGCCTGGCGCAACTGACCGAACGTGATCCCAACATGCGACTCAGTTGGGCCGATGCTCTGCGGATGTTCCTGGATTGGATGACGCCGCGGATCAAAGAATACCACACTCTGCTAACGCGCAACGCCATTTTCGTCCGCCGCACGGCCGGATTAGGCGTCTTGTCGCCCGAGATGGCGATGAGCTACGGCTGCACGGGACCCGTCCTGCGCGGTAGCGGCGTTGACTTTGACCTGCGTCGCGACGGTGAGCCGATCTACACGCGGATGTACCAAGGATACGACTTCAAGATCCCGGTCGCACCGTTCACCGATCCCGCGTTCGGAGCGATTCCGCCCGATGTGAAACTCGGCGACAACTGGTGCCGGTTCTTCGTTCGCATGATGGAAGTGGCTCAGTCGATTCAAATCGTCCGTCAGGCCCTTGATCGCTATCCGTCGTCGAAGGGGGAATATCGTGTCCCGTTCAAGATGAATCAGAAACTTCCCTCTGACGAAGTCTATCTGGAAACCGAATGCCCGAAGGGGTCAATGGGCTTCTATGTCATTGGCGACGGCGATGCGGAACCCTTCCGCGCCCGCGCGAAGAGCTCCTGCTTCTGCAACCTTTCCGTCACCGGCCCGCTCTGCCAAGGCGTCCTGATCGCCGACATCCCCTCGATCGTCGGCTCTCTCGATATCGTGATGGGCGAGATCGACAGATAACGTCTTCTGGACGTGATTCCACTTGGAATTCAGCAGGCGATGATTTAGTTCACGAATCGATCGAGCCCCGAACCAGGTTTCGGCAGGTGCTGGCATAGGGCCTCAGCACTTGCAAGAGACCCGTGAGAACGAGGAGATTGATCATCGCGGATCTGAGCTCGGGCGAATTCGGAGAGACGGCAAGTCGCCAGAATAAGATCAGAGTGCAAGCGGCCTCGATCACATAGCACGTGATCAAGGTTGAACCGCGTGCTTCGTTTTTCTCGTTTCCGATTTGGATGCTGCGGGTGATGAGAATTGTCAAACAACTGACCAGCGCCCAAACTTCCTTGATGTTTCCAAGCTGATAAATCGGCACCGCAAGAGCCACTGCGAGCCCTACGAACCCAACGACGCTGAAGCAAATGCCTGCCCGAAATGCCCACAGACGTTGGTGGCAGGCGAAGTAGGTGACGGTGGCCCAACTGAATGAGAACAGCATCAGCAGGGCGCCGAGCAGCACGTCCTGGAACGTGCCCGAGGACAGCATTCCCGAAGTTCGTGGCGCCGAGTAGGCTATGACGACACCGACTGTTCCCATCACAAGACAGAACCATTGGCATGCGATCCAGAATAACAAGATCGGCCCCCGCCGCTTCTGGATGTCGTCTGGCCACATCAATGGTTGGGCTTCGGTGCTGAATGTCGACTCGGCCATGGTTTGCCTAACCCGAGTGCAAGTCCGTCATTGATCCGGTTGAAATCTGTCCGGTCCGTAATGTCCCTGATCGTACTGAGAAGACGATGATCGAAGCAATCCGTCTTGTTTTGTGTTAGCAGCCTGTTGAAGAATGGGAGACAGGCACCTGGGTCGTCGGGGCGTCATGGCGTTGTTTCATCTGATCCGAGCCAGTCCCCGTGACTTCAACGGGCTGTCAGATGGCAAGTCCGTCGCGAATGCTGGGCTGGGATACAGAATGGATGAGCTCAGCGAAAGATGGAGACATTCGGACGCGCGTCTTTGAAGCCGTTCAAACCCGAGTCGGTGATTTCGGTGTTTCGAATTCTGAGCATGGTGAGATTTTTCAGGCGCTTGATGTCGGAAAGGCTCGTGTCTGTGATCTTGTTGTGACTGATCCCCAGCGTTCGCAATTTTCCCAACACCATCAGTTCACTCATGCCGGCATCGGTGAGGGCGTTGTTCTCGATTCTGAGTTCTTGCAGCCCTTCGAGCTGGTGCAGTTCAGCCAGGCCGTCGTCGGTGACTCGCGTGCCTGAAATAACGAGTGTCTTCAACGATTTCAGCGTGCAGATTTCTCTCAGGCCCTCATCCGCAATCAAACACCGATCGCAACGGAGTACTGTGAGCTGTTCCAATCTTTCAAGACTTTTGAAGCCAAGTCCCGAGATCGCGGTTCGGCTAAGGCTGAGTTCCTTTAAGTGGACCAGACATTTCAGTTCGCTCAAACTGGCGTCGGTGACTTGAGTCGCATCGAGGTTGAGGCTTGTGAGGTGCTTGAGATCCCCCAGACCGTGTAACCCAGTGTCGGTGATCGGTGTGACTCGAAGGTCGAGATGCGTGAGATCGCGCAGGTGGTTGAGTTCACTGATGTCAGTGATTTGTGTACCGCCAAGGGTGAGCCTTCGCAATCGTTTCAGTTCTCGCAACGATCTCAGTCCGACATCCGTGATGGGGGTATCGGAAAGCCTGAGGTCGGTCAATGTTCGTATTGAGCTCAGCCGGTTTAGCTCAACGTCCGTGACTTGAGTGTCGCTCAAGTCGAGCGTCTTGAGTTGGTCGAGGTTCGTCAGTTCCTGAAGTCCGGTTCCGGTGATCTGGTTCGAGCCGATCAAAAGGGTTGTCAGATTTTTCAGTCCCTTTAGTGCTGTCAGACCGGCATCGCTGATTTGTGTCTTGGTCAGCTTGAACGTTTCGAGTTCGTGCAGCCCTCGCAGTTCATTCAATCCTTCGTCCGTGATTTGAGTGCCACGAAGATCCAGTACTGTCAGATGTTTGAGGCGTCGTAGCGACGTCAGGCCGGAATCGGCAATGGGGATGTTGGCGAGATAAAGGTGCCTCAATTCCGGAAGGTCGCTCAATTGCTCAAGGCCTTCATCCGTGATTCTGATCGTGTTTAAGCCGTTCAGATTGCTCAGGTCGAGCGTGGTGATGGTCTTGAGCCTTTTCAACGCCTGCAATCCGTCGTCAGTCATTTCAACGTTTTGCAGCCAAAGGGTCGTGAGATTCTGAAAGTCTGACAACTCACGAAGACCGCGATCAGTGATTCGAGTGTCGCTCAGGTTGAGCTCCGCGAGACGTTCGAAACTGGCCAGTTCCTTAATCCCCGCGTCGGTGATCGAGGTGTTTTGGAGCCAGACCGTTTCCAGGTTCGTCAGTCGTTTCAGATGAAACAGACCGCGATCCGTAATTCTGGTGTCGCTGAGATTCAGATTCACAAGACTTGTCAGGTCCGCCAGTTCTTTCAGATCTCGATCCAAAATCGGAATCGCGTGCAGGTCGAGATCGCTCAGATCGCTGAACGGTTTCAGCAAATGCAAATGCTTCTCACTGAACTTGTGGGCTTCCTCGAACGCAATTCCGATGACGGGATGATCCGGTGCTTCAGCATCTCGCTCGATCAAAGCACCTAACAGTTCAAGCTTCTGAACCGCCTTGGAGACATCGGGACCGTCTTGGGCGATCAGGCGGCTGCCAGCGAGCACCGTCGCTGTGATCAACGACAGAAGAGGAGCACGCATGGCGTTGGTTTCACCGCTGAAGAATCAAGAACGTCACACGCACGAATTTCGTCGGGCAGTTGCAACTTCGTTCCAGCAGGTTCCACCTTACAGCGATTTCATCAGGCTCTCTGAGTCGAACCCCGATCGAGGGGCCATTCGAGCAGGAGTACCTGTTCAGAAACCGCGCGCGTCCTTGGATAAGATCGACGATCGAGACAAAAAACACGGGCCTCAATGCAAGAGCGGCCACCCTTTGAGAAGAGTGGCCGCCCGTTGATCCGAATTGAAGCGAATGCGCAGGCTATTTCGCCAGACCGGCCGCCTTCAGGGCTTTGGCTTCTTCTTCCTTGGACACTTCAGGATTGGGGGTGGCGTCGCCAGGTTCCTGACCCAGAATCCATTTTACCCCACCAGTGACGTGGTCCAGAAATCGCTTGTCGACCCAGGTTGCTTCGTTATGGCCCAAGTTTGTCACGAACACGCGGCCTTCGCCGTAATTCTTGACCCACGAAACGGGGACGTGTCGAGCTTTGGCAACTTCATTGGTCTTCTTGCCATCGGGCCCTTTTTTCATCTCACCCTTGGTTTCGCACTTTTCCAGATTCAAACTCATCAGGACGCGAACCTTCTCTGGCTGCCAGTGACGGTACCAGTAGATTTCGTCCTTGATCTGAAATTCGCTGCCAAACGGCTTCATCGCGGGATGCTTGGTGTCATGCACCGAGATTGTGACAAGTTCACCGGCGTTCCATGGATGGCCGTCGAACGTGCCGCCGATCATGTCCCAATAGGGTTCGTATTCGTGAAAGGTATCGAGCGCCGAGTGAAATCCGATGAATCCATGCCCTTTCTTCGGCAGCCACTCTTTGAAGAAATAGTCCTTGTCGGCGTCGGCGATGGGCAGGTCAAGTGTCGTATAGAACATGACCAGGTCGAATTTTTCCAGATTCGCCTTCGTAAAGTCCGCAGCGGCGTCCTGCGTGCATTTCACGTCGAACAGACCTGTCTGCTGACCCAGTTGGGTCATCGCGACTTCGGCGGGTGCCAGGTCTCGCTTGGGCTGATTCTTCGGGTCACGGGTCACAGGGCCGTGTTTGAACCCGGCGCTTTGTGTCAGCATCAACACTTTGACTTTGTCGGCGGCCGTCGCCAACGACGAACAAAGCACGCTGCCGACACAGACTGCCGCAAAGGCACGGAACAACTTCATAGTGTGCACCTCTCGAGTGATCGAACCGAACGAAGAACAGGCATGATATCGCAAGTTCCGCCGCGTTTCACTCGGCTCGACACTCACATCCTTGGTTCCGCTCCCAGCGTTCCAACCAGTTCATTCAGATATTCGGGACGGCGCAGGCGATCAAGTTCCGCGTCCACCGTCTTTTGGCGCCCGACAATTGTGTCTCGTTCTGTTGGATCGATCTGGGGCCGCTCTTTCAGGTAGCCCGCCAGGTAATCGCGATGACGTTCCCACAGCACGACATCGCGCTGCTGCTTGGTTGCCAACCGCTCGCGGTACCAGTCGCTCGCGAAGAGCGATTCACGTGTGAATTGCTGTCGAACCCAAGGATCCCGTTCCGTTTTTCCTTCGTAGCTGCCATGAGCCATGATGGTCAGCAGGAGCTTGAGCGGCGGACACGCATTCTCGATCGATCCATCTTCGAAGTACTGCGCGGCTGATCGCTGTTGTGCTTCGACGATGTACTTGATTCCGTCTGCGAACGAATCCAGATCTTGTGATTCGGGTTGCAGGATCGATCGATCGAAAACTTTGTCTGGATTGTCGAACACACGCCCGAAGTAGCGTCGGACAAAACGATCGGTGATGCGATAGCCCAGTCGACTGGCCGGAATCGCTTCACCCTTGTGAGTAAAATCGTTGATCGGCTCGAGCAGTCGTTCGGCAAGCAGGAACTGAGGATCGCGTTCGTCCGGTGACATGCGGCACCAGACTTCCGGGATCAGCAGGCTGATATCGTGGTCGAATCGTGCATTCGGACCGATGTAACCTGCCGCGGTTGAATAGCCGGGCAGGTCCGTCAAGATCATTGAGACTAGCGCCGCATTGATGTCGGCCGTGGGGATCACCGCGTTGAAGGGGCCCTTGGTCAACGCGCCTTCGCTTCCTGCGCCCGTCGTGGAGGGGCTCTTGCCCGTCAGCGAGCAAATGTAGTCCATGAAGAGCTCGGGCAATTCCTGGAAATGGATCGGGCCATACACGGCCAGGCTGCGAATCCCTTTCGCGGGTTCTGGCGGATTGTTGCGTCGACCCGACAGCACGGCATTGACCGGCAAATGGACGGGCAAGCGGGCTGGAATCTTGCGCCAGAAACGAGTTCCCATTTGCGCGACATAACGGTCCATCGTGTTCACGACATCCGGACGGTCTTGCAGATAGCGCGGGTTCTTGGAGGGGGCTCCATCGACGATGCGGGGCTTGTCAGAGCAGACCACGAATCGACTTTTCGATTCCAGTGCCGACTCAAGCAGTCGTTTCATCGGTGGCGTGAATGCGTCGAAGTCGACAACTTTTTGAGTGATTTGTTCGATGTCGTCGCGTGTCAGCGGCTCGAAGTTCGAGATAAAGTTCGCACCTTCGCGGGCGATGTCGGCTTCGGCCTGCTTGTCAAAACCGCGATGAACGGCGTCATCGGGACGCTGGAACAACCGATATTCGCAGTTCGACACGAACTTCACCGAATCGGTCGCTGTCGTGGGCTGGTCGCTGGCCGGACTGAACAGGCTGGCATCCGCAGCCAAATTCGAGAGCGATCGAACCGGAACAACGACCGAGGCACTGATGTCGTCTTCGTTCTGAATTTTGGTGGCAGCGGCAAAGTCTTGACGAACTTTGAACGTGCGCCAGCCGTGGTGACCGGACAGACCGACGCGCAGGTACGTCCCAACAATTTGTCGGTCGTGAACTTTCAGCTCGTGCCCCGGGCTGCCGTTGACGAAGTTGACGCTGAAATGGCCGCGCCAGTCATCGCCCCAGGCGGGGTCGTAGAAACGCTTGATGGCATAGACCAGGGCGTAGACGTGACTGGGGATCTTCGCCAGCCACTCGTTGTAGTCATCGGTGTAATCTTCGGACGGGGTCAGCAGTTTGATGACGCTGCCCAGTGACCGCTTGGGGCTCAGGATTGGACGGCTCGGATGGACCGAGTAGTTTTGTTCCTTTCGCATCGAGGGGATCCAACGATCCGTGAAATCACGTGCGAAGATTTTCTCGACCTGATCAAGGTCTTCTTTAATGTCCGAGACATAGACCGAACCATACTGCATGTAGTCGACCAGCGACTTACTGATTTCGCTCTTGCCGCCGCCGCTCACGGTGCACGGTTTGTGACAGAAGGTGCCCTCGGCCGCTGTCCCAATGATTCGCCACGAGGGCGCCGACGGGTGCTTTTCCATTCGCACTTTGTAACCCGAGGGGGCCATGTAAATCTTGCCGGGCAGCAGTGGGATGCTGGATTGCTTCCCGTCACGCGTCCACGAGATGTTCTGCTGCCGCAGGTCGGCCAGGGCGTCTTCGGGAATGTAGTACAGGTCGGGAAAATGACGATCGATTCCATACCCATCCGGCTGGACGTCGATCCATTCCGAATATTCACGGACGACATCGTCAAACGTGCGGCCGTTGTAGCGACGACTGTTGACTTGCAGTTCTTCGCCCAGGCTCCAACTTGGAAAGACCAGTGCGCCACCGGCATGTTCTTCTTCGACGTTTCCCATCAAGTTGGCGGCGTAGCTGATCTGGGTTTTGACTTCTTTTTTGCAGTAGCCGAAATAGTTATCGGCGATAATGGTGACGATCACACCGGCTTCGTTTCGGCAGGTGATTTTGAATGCGTCGCCGCCGTTGTAGAGCTCGTCGTCTTTCTCCCAGCACATCTTGTCTTTGATCTGTCGCGGTGTCGCTTCCCGCACGTGGGGCAAACCCAGTTGCTTCTTGGTTAACCGTGTCAGATGCGGTGCGAGGATCACGCAACCGGTGTGTCCAGACCAGTGTTCGACATCCAGGGCCGCGTCGTTCATCGGAACGAACGGATCGCCCGCATTGCCGAAGATCGATTCGACGAAATCCAGATTGCTGACCAGCGCACCTGGTGCGAAGAATCGCACCTCCATCGTCTTTCGCGGGCAATAACCCGGAACTTCTGGGCAGACAATCGGGCGTAAGAGCACCGTGACCCAGTACCGCGCT from the Schlesneria paludicola DSM 18645 genome contains:
- a CDS encoding DUF2203 domain-containing protein — protein: MSAKLAPRHYFSVASANQTLPLVRAIVSDIVELYPEVKDREERLTRITRGRSKDARPGDPYSEEVEQIKQELERDVERLQGFIDELQQLGVDFKDPVMGLVDFPAQRDGEEVCLCWKLGEPSVGFWHTLESGFQGRKELTEDDSEGSAASQKE
- a CDS encoding NADH-quinone oxidoreductase subunit D, translating into MSLTLEDPRIVEFDVRTDEMLVNMGPQHPSTHGVLRLLLRTDGEIVHEVTPHIGYLHRCAEKIGENLSPPQWIPYTDRMDYLAAMNMNLGFALTIEKLIGMEVPDKAMNLRVIIAELNRIASHLVGMGAYGLDLGTFSPFLYAFREREIILDLFEEVCGARLTYSYITIGGATHDLPDQITIPPGLAQLTERDPNMRLSWADALRMFLDWMTPRIKEYHTLLTRNAIFVRRTAGLGVLSPEMAMSYGCTGPVLRGSGVDFDLRRDGEPIYTRMYQGYDFKIPVAPFTDPAFGAIPPDVKLGDNWCRFFVRMMEVAQSIQIVRQALDRYPSSKGEYRVPFKMNQKLPSDEVYLETECPKGSMGFYVIGDGDAEPFRARAKSSCFCNLSVTGPLCQGVLIADIPSIVGSLDIVMGEIDR
- a CDS encoding NADH-quinone oxidoreductase subunit A, which encodes MTEVVGHFLVFTISAIGFLLAPLLIGKLVRPRLPTPEKDAAYECGEPTIGSSYIQFDLRFYVVALLFIIFDVEVVFFFPWATVFGNAMQLADTALSAAARQHLSEQLLALPTGSLANQPQIDAAAALTLGWTTFVDVLVFFGVLLVGFAYVWKRGDLDWVRSTAEQRLRLGVSTTYPLSQSAVRKPDSLTAS
- a CDS encoding NADH-quinone oxidoreductase subunit C, with the translated sequence MKIEDIHQRLVTRFGDAIRELKTGVKDPWIEVAVPSIAEVSEFLRTDPELKFESLNDLTAADWLETDPKKKTPCEPHVEVVYHLYSYSLKHWCKLKVKMPRWKNDVAGELPQVPSVAGVWAIADWHEREAYDLVGIEFTNHPNLRRILCPEDWEGHALRKDYEFPLEYHGVRGK
- a CDS encoding NuoI/complex I 23 kDa subunit family protein → MQAIRNFREWCRNVYVAVSTLLQGMWVTMRTMIWTYRRKTFTEVFEYPEVPVPVKARYRGFHRFDLTTCIGCEKCAVACPVDCIYIEKEKSPVGKGFRVNGFTIDYTKCMFCALCVEPCPVDCIFMGSNHDLSCYSRDGCIVDYAKLPLEVGWGQATLNPTAVAESKVLYEPVWVKGEPSPFQFAPTDE
- a CDS encoding leucine-rich repeat domain-containing protein, with product MRAPLLSLITATVLAGSRLIAQDGPDVSKAVQKLELLGALIERDAEAPDHPVIGIAFEEAHKFSEKHLHLLKPFSDLSDLDLHAIPILDRDLKELADLTSLVNLNLSDTRITDRGLFHLKRLTNLETVWLQNTSITDAGIKELASFERLAELNLSDTRITDRGLRELSDFQNLTTLWLQNVEMTDDGLQALKRLKTITTLDLSNLNGLNTIRITDEGLEQLSDLPELRHLYLANIPIADSGLTSLRRLKHLTVLDLRGTQITDEGLNELRGLHELETFKLTKTQISDAGLTALKGLKNLTTLLIGSNQITGTGLQELTNLDQLKTLDLSDTQVTDVELNRLSSIRTLTDLRLSDTPITDVGLRSLRELKRLRRLTLGGTQITDISELNHLRDLTHLDLRVTPITDTGLHGLGDLKHLTSLNLDATQVTDASLSELKCLVHLKELSLSRTAISGLGFKSLERLEQLTVLRCDRCLIADEGLREICTLKSLKTLVISGTRVTDDGLAELHQLEGLQELRIENNALTDAGMSELMVLGKLRTLGISHNKITDTSLSDIKRLKNLTMLRIRNTEITDSGLNGFKDARPNVSIFR
- a CDS encoding ThuA domain-containing protein; the encoded protein is MKLFRAFAAVCVGSVLCSSLATAADKVKVLMLTQSAGFKHGPVTRDPKNQPKRDLAPAEVAMTQLGQQTGLFDVKCTQDAAADFTKANLEKFDLVMFYTTLDLPIADADKDYFFKEWLPKKGHGFIGFHSALDTFHEYEPYWDMIGGTFDGHPWNAGELVTISVHDTKHPAMKPFGSEFQIKDEIYWYRHWQPEKVRVLMSLNLEKCETKGEMKKGPDGKKTNEVAKARHVPVSWVKNYGEGRVFVTNLGHNEATWVDKRFLDHVTGGVKWILGQEPGDATPNPEVSKEEEAKALKAAGLAK